The DNA region CCCCTGCCAATTCGAAATTGCCCAGAACGGCCAGGAAGCGGTCGAAAAATATATGGCTGGCGCATTTGACCTCGTGCTCATGGATGTGCAAATGCCGGTGAAGGACGGATACACGGCGACCAACGAGATCAGGGCCTACGAAAAGGAAAATAATA from Nitrospinota bacterium includes:
- a CDS encoding response regulator, with product MKGDGIFRILLVDDVKDNQFLIKAYLKNSPCQFEIAQNGQEAVEKYMAGAFDLVLMDVQMPVKDGYTATNEIRAYEKENN